One segment of Carya illinoinensis cultivar Pawnee chromosome 1, C.illinoinensisPawnee_v1, whole genome shotgun sequence DNA contains the following:
- the LOC122311987 gene encoding uncharacterized protein LOC122311987, with the protein MNLLSWNCRGLGNPRTVQDLYRMVEEKRPKVIFLIETKANASRLDGVRRRLGFEGCFVVEAVGRKGGLALLWREEVGVEVYNFSQWHISVWMGKGGESARWLLFGFYGQPETAKRKESWNLLARLCPDSHIAWCVLGDFNEITSQSEKEGGRQSSESQMGAFREALKVNGLFDLGYKGNGFTWCNQHADSSFTRERLDRGVANGEWISKFNVTVVENMVARTSDHSPVLLKLLEGNLGTRRRVKLFKYEAKWATIEGCDQVVEGVWRERGSGLSMQKLQRALTACSGALVRWSKMKEKEEGKNIKEKTAQLEELYNREVPQDVGGVKLLREEVGRLLEQENIKWKQRAKRDWLLLGDQTQSSSTLVLHSGGGRMR; encoded by the coding sequence ATGAATCTactaagttggaactgccgggggcttgggaaccctcggacagttcaagacCTCTACCGTATGGTGGAGGAGAAGAGGCCCAAGGTGATTTTCCTTATTGAAACCAAAGCTAATGCAAGTAGGTTGGATGGGGTAAGGAGAAGGTTAGGTTTTGAAGGCTGTTTTGTTGTAGAGGCAGTGGGTAGGAAGGGAGGTTTGGCCCTATTGTGGAGGGAGGAAGTAGGGGTCGAGgtatataatttttcacaatggCATATTAGTGTTTGGATGGGCAAGGGGGGTGAGAGTGCAAGATGGTTGCTGTTTGGCTTTTATGGCCAGCCTGAAACTGCTAAAAGAAAGGAGTCTTGGAACTTGTTGGCAAGATTATGCCCTGATAGCCATATTGCATGGTGTGTCTTgggtgatttcaatgagatcACTTCCCAATCCGAGAAAGAGGGAGGCCGTCAAAGCAGTGAGTCACAAATGGGGGCTTTCCGAGAAGCTCTAAAGGTGAATGGCTTGTTTGATTTGGGCTATAAAGGGAACGGTTTCACTTGGTGTAACCAACATGCTGATTCCTCTTTCACTAGGGAGAGATTAGATAGAGGAGTGGCAAATGGTGAGTGGATTTCAAAGTTTAATGTGACTGTTGTGGAAAATATGGTAGCGAGAACCTCTGACCACAGCCCTGTGCTGTTAAAATTGTTAGAAGGAAATCTTGGAACCAGGAGGAGAGTGAAACTGTTTAAGTATGAGGCAAAATGGGCTACTATAGAGGGTTGTGATCAGGTTGTAGAAGGGGTGTGGAGGGAGAGGGGGTCTGGCCTGTCTATGCAGAAACTTCAAAGGGCCTTAACAGCTTGTAGTGGTGCTCTAGTTAGGTGGagtaaaatgaaagaaaaggaggAGGGCAAGAACATTAAGGAAAAAACTGCTCAACTGGAGGAACTGTACAACAGGGAGGTGCCTCAGGATGTAGGAGGGGTTAAATTACTAAGGGAAGAAGTGGGCAGGTTGCTTGAACAAGAGAACATAAAGTGGAAGCAAAGGGCAAAAAGGGATTGGCTTCTACTAGGGGATCAAACACAAAGTTCTTCCACGCTTGTGCTACACAGCGGAGGAGGAAGAATGAGATAA